The sequence ATGAAATGATGAATCGCATTGGATCTCCATGTGAATATAACGCCCTTGTTAAGCTGCAAAAAATGGTTGGCTATAATCGCGAAGCGATGGCCAACTGTTTTTTGTCTGCTTGAACAGCTTGTTAGGTTTGCACCCACAACAGCAGGCGTAAACCTTTTAATTTGTTAAAACCAGTGAACCTGCTGACTGACGAATTGCATTGAAAACTGAACATTCCAATTAAACGGACACTAGCTAATTAACTAAATTTTAAAGTTAAACACTGAACTAAGCTACAACGCATAACAAATTTAAACGTAACTTGTGATTCAATACGGAAATTGCTTTTGCAAGGAAACCGAAGCCTAGTGCGCTAATTGGCTAAAAACTGTAAATAAAAACTTGGATTCTCAAGAAAACCTAACGCCGCATTAAGCGGACAAAAATGGTTGGCTATACTGTGAAGCGGAGCGAAACGTAGCCAGCCGTTTTTGTTCCGTTTAAATGCCTTGTTATAAGTGTGCGTTCATTTTTAAAACAACAAGTTAACCAGTGCACAGCCAAATGAAATAATAAAACAAACCCACAAGATTAAAAGCCATTTAATGATTAACTCTGAACTCACGCAAAAAAATGACTACTCAGATTTCAACAAAACCAATCATTAAACACTTTACGAAAACCCAATTGCCCTTTTGGGTTTAAAATTCCGCCACAAAACTTGATCGATGAGATGGAAAGCAGAGCCCCAAAACACACCCAATTTTACGTTTTACCCATTGACGAATTCGACAGTGAAAAACCAAACTAAGGAGCAATGCAAACTGCAATGCCCCGCTTCTAAATCCAATTCACAACGCGGATTTAACTTGGTAAAACGAAACAAAATAGGCTAACCACACTTTATAAAATTAAGTTTGAAAGAGCACATTATAACGCCGCGTTAAGCGGACAAAAATTGTGGGTTATAATGTGTAGCGAAGCGAAACGTAACCCACTGTTTTTGTTCCGTTTAAACGCCTTGTTAGCAGGCTTATTGCCAAGGTTCGACAGATATCGACGACCAACGTTCTTTAAAGCTTTTAGTCATTTTAATGTAACTCGTTTCTGTCATTGCAATCTTATTTGGCTTTACACTCATATTGAAAGCATCTTCTAAGCCATAAGAAGAATAAATTAAAATTTCACCGTTATTATTTAAAGTAAAACCAATAGCAAATGCCGTTAACCAAGAGTCTATACCCTGCTCGACTTGCGTGTAAGCATCGATAATTTGACCAAACTTTTCAGGATACCACTTGTGCACATTCGCTTGATTCTTGATATCAATTTTTATGGAATGCTTAAGCTGATTCCTTATATTATTTTCATACCACTTTTCTGTTTGATTTTCGTTATCGTCAAAATAAACGATATCAAAATCTTTAACATTATCAAGAGGCTCTCGTTCTAATATATTATTCCAAATTAACTGAGTAATTGAACCGCCCGCAATATAAAAATTTGGCAGACCAACACTCCGACATACTATAGCTGTCTCTATCAATTCAGGAACTGATTTTATTAAACTTATTAAACGTTGCTCCATGTGATCCCGTTGCCTGCTAACGCCTTGCTAAGCGGATAAAAATGGTTGGTTAAAATCGCGCAGCGATAACCAACTGTTTTTATTCCGTTTAAGCAACTTGTTAAATGGCAGACCTAGTGACCAATGAATAAAAAACTCAATTGTGGCACTACTACCATTTATTAAATTAAGCTTCAGTTTAAACGAAGCTAGTTGATGAACGATGTAGAACTTAATCACTATTCCACCGAGTTATCTAAAGTCGTCTTACGGATAACTAAAAAATACACAGCAAGATAACCAAGCCAAGCAAAAAAAACAGAAGAAGCAACCCACATTACTTTATTGCCACCTGATGCTTTTTTAGAAAATAAAGCCATAAATACAGGCAATATAAAAACAGCAAACATAATGACAATAATGATTAATTGCCAAATTGAAATCCCATCCATAATAAATCCTTTTTAACTTTGAGCTTCATAAAAACTACAATTTATGAAAGCCATTTAACGCCGCACTAAGCGGACTAAAATTGTGGGTTATAATGTGGAGCGAAGCGGAACGTAACCCACTGTTTTAGTTCCGTTTAAGTGCCTTGTTATGTGTTGAATTTAGAGTTTAACTTCTTACCTGTAAAATACCCCAAAAACACTCCGAGGATTATTTCAGGTATTAAACCAAGCATTAATAAAAAACCAAATCCCATATCATCAGCAAGTAAGTGCTTTTCTACATCTGTATATCCATTTACATGCATGGAATATTGCGTTATTAGTTCAGCACCAAGTTCAATGCATATTGGTATAAATATGCACACTGGCAAGATATAAAATATTATTCGTTTAAAATTGCTCAATCAGATTCACCATAAACACATAACGCCGAACTAAGCGGACTAAAACAGTGGGTTATAATGTGCAGCGAAGCGAAACCTAACCCACTGTTTTAGTTCCGTTTAAGTGCCTTGTTAGCACGGTTTCACTGATTTCGGCTAGTTTAACAAATGCTGATAAATAACTTAGTGACCAAGCACTTAGAAA comes from Psychromonas sp. psych-6C06 and encodes:
- a CDS encoding nucleotidyltransferase family protein; the protein is MEQRLISLIKSVPELIETAIVCRSVGLPNFYIAGGSITQLIWNNILEREPLDNVKDFDIVYFDDNENQTEKWYENNIRNQLKHSIKIDIKNQANVHKWYPEKFGQIIDAYTQVEQGIDSWLTAFAIGFTLNNNGEILIYSSYGLEDAFNMSVKPNKIAMTETSYIKMTKSFKERWSSISVEPWQ